A genomic window from Halogeometricum borinquense DSM 11551 includes:
- a CDS encoding DUF7555 family protein — protein MDLDSDTIDSRPRDDTEPDDGMPPVGQLLRALLDAATWGVVFLLGGSVLLGLIGLVIGNGLVGFKRGLFIFGFLAMGGSLLMLRPKRAWKRGRDEDAPGAPTDVPDGATENDNVTDGDSGPVTLLPDSLAPNPVHRSSWGLRVFFGGIWALVASYLMETVFGVVPV, from the coding sequence ATGGACCTCGACTCGGATACTATCGATTCCCGCCCGAGAGACGACACCGAACCAGACGACGGGATGCCGCCCGTCGGTCAACTCCTCCGAGCCCTCCTCGATGCTGCTACGTGGGGTGTCGTATTCCTCCTCGGTGGGTCGGTTCTTCTGGGACTCATCGGGCTAGTCATCGGCAACGGTCTCGTCGGATTCAAGCGGGGCCTGTTTATCTTCGGCTTTCTCGCAATGGGCGGGTCACTGCTCATGCTTCGGCCGAAGCGTGCGTGGAAGCGCGGCCGCGACGAGGACGCTCCCGGCGCGCCGACCGATGTTCCGGACGGTGCTACCGAGAACGACAACGTCACGGACGGCGACAGCGGTCCCGTGACGCTGTTGCCGGATTCGCTCGCTCCCAACCCGGTGCATCGGTCGTCGTGGGGGCTCCGTGTGTTCTTTGGAGGTATTTGGGCGCTCGTGGCCTCCTATCTCATGGAAACGGTATTCGGCGTCGTCCCGGTCTGA
- a CDS encoding CBS domain-containing protein, whose product MNVADAMTPREDVVTVELPGTRDDVLEYLQERGFSSVPVVKRTDDGEAYRGIVTRQDLIEHPDENQLAVLMNDVPTTTADTSVEDVAHMMVEKNARRVPVVDGTLEGIITVTDVIRAIARGEVELDAGAADVATRDVNTTYEEAPLTVAEREIFYANVPYAVALDETGTMSGILTEVDIIDVARVVEGEDDTGDSVANQDDDWMWEGIKAVGNRYIPTRNVEIPAEPVSTFMSTDLVTVSKRTSAVEAAQAMITNDIEQIPLVGGDQLTGIVRDVDLLEAL is encoded by the coding sequence ATGAACGTAGCCGACGCGATGACCCCACGAGAGGACGTGGTGACCGTGGAACTTCCCGGCACCCGCGACGACGTTCTGGAGTATCTCCAAGAGCGCGGCTTCTCCTCTGTTCCGGTTGTCAAGCGAACGGACGACGGCGAAGCCTACCGCGGCATCGTCACCCGTCAGGACCTCATCGAACACCCGGACGAAAACCAACTGGCCGTTCTGATGAACGACGTGCCGACGACGACGGCGGATACGTCCGTCGAAGACGTGGCCCACATGATGGTCGAGAAGAACGCTCGCCGTGTGCCCGTCGTCGATGGAACGCTCGAAGGTATCATCACCGTCACCGACGTGATTCGCGCCATCGCTCGCGGCGAAGTCGAACTCGACGCCGGCGCGGCCGACGTGGCTACCAGAGACGTGAACACCACGTACGAGGAAGCGCCGCTGACGGTCGCCGAACGCGAGATTTTCTACGCGAACGTCCCCTACGCCGTCGCTCTCGACGAGACGGGCACGATGTCCGGCATCCTGACCGAAGTGGACATCATCGACGTGGCCCGCGTCGTCGAAGGCGAAGATGACACGGGTGACTCCGTGGCAAATCAGGACGACGACTGGATGTGGGAGGGAATCAAAGCCGTCGGTAACCGCTACATCCCCACCCGCAACGTCGAGATTCCGGCCGAACCCGTCTCGACGTTCATGAGTACGGATCTGGTCACCGTCTCGAAGCGCACGTCCGCCGTCGAAGCGGCGCAGGCGATGATCACCAACGACATCGAACAAATCCCGCTCGTCGGCGGCGACCAACTTACCGGCATCGTCCGCGACGTGGACCTGTTGGAGGCGTTGTAG
- the glyS gene encoding glycine--tRNA ligase → MTADRTEGERLTELAKRRGYYFGSSEAYGGTAGFYTYGPQGAALKSNVEDAWRERFTVQEGNLEIDAPTIMPEPVFEASGHLDTFDDMLVECPECAESHRADHLIEDNSDLEDAETLSLEEAAEEIAALDLVCPNCGAELAGQSVDNFNLMFETNIGPGSSDPGYLRPETAQGIFVEFPRIKEYARNRLPFGVTQVGRAYRNEISPRKSIVRTREFTQAELEQFIDPERDEPDLSAVEDVAVLLYPATEQQKDDGDYIETTIGAAVEDGSIGNAWLGYFLGIAQEWYERVGVDMDRFRFRQHLAGERAHYSSDCWDAESEVDGDWIEIAGFSYRSDYDLSKHAEYSEEDYTVFRQYDEPKTVERAVVDPDMSVLGPKFGGAAGDVKDALERLAERDPDAFDGDEVTVEVDGETHTVETDVTNFAVEEQTINGEHITPHVVEPSFGVDRTVYTLLAHAYEEDEVDDEERTYLSLSPEVAPRDVGVFPLVSNVPELVDLADEIVDDLRAAGLSVVYDDSGSIGRRYRRQDEVGTPFCITVDRDGLESDGETTVTVRERDSGRQIRVPVSALADELGAVRGGDRTFDDLAAEYDELTDD, encoded by the coding sequence ATGACCGCGGACCGAACTGAGGGCGAACGCCTTACCGAACTGGCGAAGCGCCGCGGCTACTACTTCGGTTCCAGCGAAGCCTACGGCGGCACCGCCGGATTCTACACCTACGGCCCGCAGGGTGCCGCGCTGAAGTCCAACGTCGAAGACGCGTGGCGCGAGCGCTTCACCGTCCAAGAGGGCAATCTCGAAATCGACGCGCCGACGATCATGCCCGAACCCGTCTTCGAGGCCTCGGGCCATCTCGATACCTTCGACGACATGCTCGTCGAGTGCCCCGAGTGCGCCGAGTCGCATCGCGCGGACCACCTCATCGAAGACAACTCCGACCTCGAAGACGCGGAGACGCTCTCGCTCGAAGAAGCCGCAGAGGAGATAGCCGCTCTCGACCTCGTCTGCCCGAACTGCGGTGCCGAACTCGCCGGGCAGTCGGTCGATAACTTCAACCTCATGTTCGAGACGAACATCGGTCCCGGTTCCTCGGACCCGGGCTACCTCCGTCCGGAGACGGCGCAGGGCATCTTCGTGGAGTTCCCGCGCATCAAGGAGTACGCCCGGAACCGCCTCCCGTTCGGCGTGACGCAGGTCGGCCGCGCCTACCGCAACGAGATTTCGCCGCGGAAGAGCATCGTCCGCACGCGTGAGTTCACGCAGGCCGAGTTAGAGCAGTTCATCGATCCCGAGCGTGACGAACCTGATCTCTCCGCGGTCGAAGACGTGGCAGTTCTCCTCTACCCCGCGACCGAACAACAGAAAGACGACGGCGACTACATCGAGACGACCATCGGTGCCGCCGTCGAAGACGGCAGTATCGGTAACGCGTGGCTGGGTTACTTCCTCGGCATCGCTCAGGAATGGTACGAGCGAGTCGGCGTGGATATGGACCGTTTCCGCTTCCGTCAGCATCTCGCGGGCGAACGCGCACACTACTCCAGCGACTGCTGGGACGCAGAGAGCGAAGTTGACGGCGACTGGATCGAGATTGCGGGCTTTTCCTACCGGTCGGACTACGATCTCTCGAAGCACGCCGAGTACTCCGAGGAAGACTACACGGTCTTCCGGCAGTACGACGAACCGAAGACGGTCGAACGCGCCGTCGTTGATCCCGACATGTCCGTTCTCGGCCCCAAATTCGGCGGCGCGGCAGGCGACGTGAAAGACGCGCTCGAACGCTTGGCCGAGCGCGACCCCGACGCCTTCGACGGCGACGAAGTGACCGTCGAGGTGGACGGCGAGACCCATACGGTCGAAACCGACGTGACGAACTTCGCCGTCGAAGAGCAGACGATAAACGGCGAGCACATCACGCCGCACGTCGTCGAACCGTCGTTCGGCGTGGACCGAACGGTGTACACACTCCTCGCACACGCGTACGAGGAGGACGAGGTAGACGACGAGGAACGAACCTACCTATCGCTGTCTCCCGAAGTCGCCCCGCGCGACGTGGGCGTCTTCCCCCTCGTGAGCAACGTCCCCGAACTGGTAGACCTCGCAGACGAAATCGTCGATGATCTGCGCGCCGCCGGACTTTCGGTCGTCTACGACGACTCCGGTAGCATCGGTCGGCGCTACCGACGACAGGACGAGGTTGGCACGCCGTTCTGCATCACCGTAGACCGCGACGGCCTCGAATCTGACGGCGAGACTACCGTCACCGTCCGCGAGCGCGACTCCGGTCGGCAGATCCGCGTTCCCGTCTCCGCACTCGCCGACGAACTCGGCGCGGTCCGTGGCGGCGACCGAACGTTCGACGACCTCGCCGCCGAGTACGACGAGTTAACCGACGACTGA
- a CDS encoding diacylglycerol/polyprenol kinase family protein, which translates to MSPRISVSKSEVKRRLVHASGAALPFGYVLDIVSWAQLRYLMVFLTVVVAVLEFLRLRVGLDWAIYDELTRSYEQTNLAGYALYIFSMTAVVLVFEPYVAVPGMLMLALGDPVSGLLGRTREAGEPKRLGTLAAMFIVCLAVSVPFLLPVAGTIGVIAAVAGSVGATIADGMKPVIRGSVIDDNASIPPAACLAIAAVLAATGAAAVT; encoded by the coding sequence GTGAGTCCCCGCATCTCAGTGTCAAAGAGCGAGGTCAAACGGCGTCTGGTCCACGCCAGCGGTGCCGCTCTGCCCTTCGGCTACGTACTCGACATCGTTTCGTGGGCGCAGTTGCGGTACCTCATGGTGTTTCTCACCGTCGTCGTCGCTGTCCTCGAATTCCTGCGCCTCCGTGTCGGCCTCGACTGGGCCATCTACGACGAACTCACCCGGTCGTACGAGCAGACGAATCTCGCGGGGTACGCGCTGTACATCTTCAGCATGACCGCCGTCGTGCTCGTCTTCGAACCGTACGTCGCGGTGCCGGGGATGTTGATGCTCGCCCTCGGGGACCCAGTGAGCGGACTGCTCGGCCGGACACGAGAGGCAGGCGAACCGAAACGTCTCGGAACGCTGGCCGCGATGTTCATCGTCTGTCTGGCCGTCAGTGTGCCGTTCTTACTCCCCGTCGCGGGAACCATCGGTGTCATCGCCGCCGTTGCAGGGTCCGTCGGCGCGACGATTGCCGATGGGATGAAGCCGGTCATCAGAGGGAGCGTCATCGACGACAACGCCTCGATTCCGCCCGCGGCGTGTCTCGCAATCGCGGCCGTCCTCGCGGCGACGGGGGCGGCAGCGGTTACATAA
- a CDS encoding cation:proton antiporter regulatory subunit, translating into MTVYESDLPGVGKKHEVELGDGGRLIIVTHNSGKREVFRRADADSDSEKLFELSDKLARQVGTLLEGAYFQPVETDRIETLLGDNTLLEWVEVGPDSPIAGQTLGESNLRQTTGASVIAIERDDGVTVSPGGDTTIEAGDTLVIIGPRQACRDALSTVRGD; encoded by the coding sequence GTGACTGTCTACGAGAGCGATCTTCCGGGCGTCGGAAAGAAGCACGAAGTAGAACTCGGCGACGGCGGCCGTCTCATCATCGTGACGCACAACAGCGGCAAGCGGGAGGTGTTCCGCAGAGCGGACGCCGACAGCGACTCGGAGAAACTGTTCGAACTCTCGGACAAGCTTGCGCGACAGGTGGGGACCCTCCTCGAAGGTGCGTACTTTCAGCCCGTCGAGACTGACCGGATAGAGACGCTGTTAGGAGACAACACGCTGTTAGAGTGGGTCGAAGTCGGCCCCGACTCGCCGATTGCGGGGCAGACGCTGGGGGAGTCGAACCTCCGGCAGACGACGGGTGCGTCCGTCATCGCTATCGAACGCGACGACGGGGTGACTGTCTCGCCCGGCGGCGACACCACCATCGAAGCGGGCGACACGCTCGTCATCATCGGCCCGCGGCAAGCGTGCCGTGACGCACTCTCGACGGTACGCGGCGACTGA
- a CDS encoding cation:proton antiporter → MAADLLELGQLFVVVAVTGAIALRVGLSVIPLYVIGGVLAGPFVAGRLGLPYVENGEVVTLFAEVGIVLLLFFLGLEFSLDRLLESRTRITRSGVADIAVNLPIGIGIGLLLGWSVVESLLLGGIVYISSSAIITKSLIDLGWIADPEAEPLLGTLVFEDLFIAVYLAVVTSLVLGGDGIGSIGRSLAVAFGFLGILLVAVQYGNRLFARVLDVSGQEAFVLRTLAVVVPIAGAALALGVSEAVAAFFVGMGFATSGHREKIEHLLTPVRDVFGAVFFFWIGVGTDPTLIGAAAVPLVLAVVLTTPAKVVSGYLGGRVYDLSKRRSLRVGVGMVPRGEFSLVIAALAASGTTPIMREVIPAFAVGYVLVMSAIGTVLM, encoded by the coding sequence ATGGCGGCGGATCTTCTCGAACTCGGACAACTGTTCGTCGTTGTCGCCGTCACCGGCGCGATCGCGCTCCGCGTGGGCCTCTCAGTCATCCCTCTGTACGTCATCGGCGGCGTTCTCGCAGGACCGTTCGTCGCCGGGCGACTCGGATTGCCGTACGTCGAGAACGGTGAGGTGGTGACGCTGTTCGCGGAGGTAGGCATCGTCCTGCTCCTCTTTTTCCTCGGCCTAGAGTTCAGCCTCGACCGACTGCTCGAATCGCGTACCCGAATCACGCGCTCGGGCGTCGCCGACATCGCGGTGAACCTCCCAATCGGGATTGGTATCGGTCTCCTTCTCGGATGGTCGGTCGTCGAGTCGTTGCTCCTCGGTGGCATCGTCTACATCTCTTCGAGCGCCATTATCACGAAATCGCTCATCGATCTCGGATGGATTGCAGATCCGGAAGCAGAGCCGCTGTTAGGAACACTCGTGTTCGAGGACCTGTTCATCGCGGTCTATCTCGCCGTCGTTACCTCGCTGGTCCTCGGTGGTGACGGAATCGGGAGCATCGGCCGGTCGCTGGCTGTCGCGTTCGGCTTTCTCGGTATTCTCCTCGTCGCCGTCCAGTACGGGAATCGGCTGTTCGCGCGTGTCCTCGACGTGTCCGGCCAGGAAGCGTTCGTCCTGCGGACGCTGGCCGTCGTCGTCCCTATCGCGGGTGCGGCGCTGGCACTCGGCGTCAGCGAGGCCGTTGCGGCGTTCTTCGTCGGGATGGGCTTCGCTACGAGCGGCCATCGTGAGAAGATAGAGCATCTGCTGACACCCGTCCGCGACGTGTTCGGCGCGGTGTTTTTCTTCTGGATCGGCGTCGGAACCGACCCGACTCTCATCGGAGCAGCGGCCGTACCGCTCGTGCTTGCGGTGGTGCTGACGACGCCCGCGAAAGTCGTCTCGGGCTACCTCGGCGGCCGCGTCTACGACCTCTCGAAGCGCCGATCCCTCCGAGTTGGCGTCGGGATGGTGCCCCGCGGTGAGTTCTCCTTGGTCATCGCCGCACTCGCCGCGAGCGGAACGACACCCATCATGCGCGAGGTGATTCCCGCCTTCGCCGTCGGCTACGTCCTCGTGATGAGCGCCATTGGGACGGTGCTCATGTAG